The following nucleotide sequence is from Corticium candelabrum chromosome 19, ooCorCand1.1, whole genome shotgun sequence.
TACTGCGACACACGGACGATGTGGTCGCCGTGAAAATCCTCAACACACCTCAGCGCCTCAAAAAGATGTACGTACACGTTGTAGAGAGTTCTGTGTAGAGTTTTAcgtagtttgtgtttattaagtGAGTTGGATGCTCTCATAAAAGAAAGAGGCGAGTATTCTTCAGAGACCGCGGGGACACGTCAATGTCGTGCAACTGATGGGCATCTGTGTCGGTATCAACCCACTCCACTATGCTCTCGTACTGGATTATGTTGATAACGGAAATCTAGAAGACTTGTTGCTGTATGAACGAGAGAAGCAGCCGATTGTGAAGCAGTGGAACTGTCGTTGTAGCATGGGGTTGGATGTGTCAAGGGGAATGTTGTATATTCACAATCAGAAGGATCTGATCACTCTGACACACTTGAAAAGCTCTCATGTGCTCGAGACGCAAACTTATCGCTGCAAGGTGAGAGCATCTAGCTTGTGATGTTGCCAGAAGTTTCTGGAGTGAGTAAGGGGAGCCATTTGTACCTTGGCGGGTCGACTCTAGGGGTGTTTTTGCATATTAGGGCGTGTCTTCACTTAACTCCACTCTAACCTAGAGGTGTTCACACcgggcctaatcatgattagtctggcattagtgcactaacgcccCTCGTTCACAACAGttctaatcatgattagtgtaatgCCATTCTAACGCCATGAAcagtagtattacaaccacattagtggcgttagtggttgcagGTGACTTTGACACACGAGGTaatatacaagaagagcatgccgccgatgtttctgatgtggtgttgtatgttaaacgtacaaacgcagcaacaacatggcaaCATATACGAAGCGCATGCAGATGTATACTACTACGTACCTGCCTGTACATGTGACGACTTCCTGCCGTTTCTGAATTCAgtgaaggagctgccagagaaagcaaactaaaggttttcctcttcaaaacctaaagcaatggattccTCAAGACAATTGACGTGaattcttgccggatatgAGAGATGAAAACTGTCCAGGCTAATGGTGGCCTGGTAGCCTagtcatagttagtccagatgtcggtgtgaacacgctcctAGTCagagccagacccttcccacAGGAAGGATGTagggaaggatgtaggcgcgGGAaaggtttggctacgcgagactactatAACCTGGTCTAACCTGACTTGGAGCCAGGGTTAGTTAACAGGGTTTGAAAAACCGGTTGCCAAGTCACCAAATGGTGATCTCTGTCACAGAAATGGTGCTTAGTCAATCTTAGGAAGTTGCCATGCTGTAAGAATGGTAAATCTTGACAAAGATAGACTTTCCAGATTTCTGAGTTTAGTAGGAGCTTGAAACTAGTACAGCGTAATCTGAGTACACAGAAACCTCAACTTTGCCGTCTACATGAACGTAAACTATCCACCCATGTCCTTCCCTATCATAATGCACTGAAGCATGTGCACAATGAATGACACTTGCCTGCACCTGGGAAACACGTAATTAAAGAAACCGCACAATAGGCTCGATTTTGACTGGCTTCCCACACAATGGCGTGCATTCAGCACTTACgaaacttgaaatgtgcaacagAAGTCGAAGCCAGAGCAATTCTAGCCAAGATTGGCAAATAGCAATATTTCCGGAAGTCAGCTACTAGTCTCTTGTCTCGGTGCCAACTATATTTGCTGGCTAGGGATCTGATACCAGACAATGGTCCTGTGAATCTGCTTCCAGTAGCTGTGGGCATAGACAGAAACTGCCTCTATCGGGCATTTCTTTGCTTTTTGGGGTTCGAAGATTGCCATTAAGAACTACGGCTTTGCACTGTTCTTGAGCTTATGCTCAATTACATCAGCTGCTGCAAGGAACGTGCTGACAAGATGTCAATGGAATCTGGCCTCTCTCTGCCTCacaatctatttgtctataGTGTTACTTACGGTAAGAACTTCAAGTATGAGATAACGGAAATATGGCATGTGTGCATGGCGTCTGCACAAAGAGACCGCGACCTTAGTgtaacaaactgttgtcaGTTGGTCAGTTTATAAACTTAAAAGATGTCCCAACCCTGAACTTACATATTAATCTAGAGAATGAAGCGCCttctgtgtctgcatgtggtTACATTGCCACGTCATGCTATTGAACTAGGATGAGTGTAACAAAAAGTAAGTAGCTATTATAAGCCTATGAAGGAGACTGTTTGACTAATAACTGACTAGTAACTTCTGAGCATCACAAGTAGGCATGGCCCTCGCGTACATTTATTGAGGGGTGTGGCATAATAAGAATTGCTTTGGCGACCAACATTTCTTAGGTTTTTCGAACCCTGCTTAACCCTTGCTTAACCCCAGTTCTAGTTAATCTGGTTTAACTTGGGTTTACTAAATTCGCGTTCACATGACTGGGGCACTTGGAGTCTTACCCAATATTAACCCAATTTATAACCCAAGTCAattaaccctgtgtgtgaaaacGCTCTATGACAGATCATGTCTAATTAACCCTcggcgcatgcgcaaagggTTACGGTACTGtcgtgcctgtctgtctgtttccacTCTAGCTGCTTCAGCGTCTGTTGCAACCAGCAAATGACGATACTCACAGGTTTATCATAGGCTGTTCTTGGATTATTATGTGTGGAGTTTTGAAAACCTTTTGTTCAAAAGTTATAGTGTGAAAAAAGCCGATATGCAAATGATTTGGAGCTGCACTCAGCCGTGTTCGTGCACTTTTGGGACAAACGAAACACGAGAACTACTTGAAGGGCAACTGGTTAGTCAAGTGCTACCTACCAGTGTAAATAAAGTCGCTGTCCATACTTGCCTTAGAGACATGGGTTGATTTCCGTATGTTACCACACACATGGCGTATGTAATTAGGTTGACCTCCCTCCTATAAATACCTCATCGCTAATAGCGACTCAGTCGGAGCCGCACACCATTGATGAAAGTTTGTATTCGTACGAGACAAGGGTTACGAGAATCCAGGAGAATGCATGCCTGCATCCAGCCAGCGCTTGAATAATTTCGCTGAGGGTTTTGCACTTTAGTGCTAGTTCTTACCTAATTGGCTGAGTTGTTGCATTATAATTAGTTgagtgttattgttgttgttgttttgaaaccCTGCTCTTGATGTGATATTATAAACGTCATTGTAGTCATTATTTAATAGGTAGTTAAAGGGTAACtacaacgcaaaaatcaaaattcttttgttggaaattgatagttgtagttgcatacatgacaggaaaactagttttagatttttaagctatgtctttgctgagatatagcaggtcaaagttgcttctggtTTTTCAAGTTCCGGTAACTCGTTATAACGGGGTAGTGTAGTGTGAAGTCACAGAGGGGATACTCCACACTAGCGTGTATTGaaacaaaggaatctgtggcAAAATAATGGTTCGGTGTTgagtggctgcaggatgcaccaattcacgcaagtcatacgcaatcACGTTTTGATTTTCGAAatccccaagctaagaaaagagtgggaatTGCAAATACggaggacaattgcagagacgtttgtgtcgtccTGACGACTACACTACTGAGTACGACTCGTCCgactgagtggacaggagtctgtagtagccacttttagcctgattgcttcgagatatgtacagccaggtctattcaagaacttggtctgcattgtagaagagcgaaattgaggccaccattttccaacTATCTGCCTCCACACGTCAAGGTtgcagcactctggaaccttcacaaaagaaaaggagagtcgtatttgagaagcgggagggtaaggaagactctcatgcaggactaaaagtactgcaaatggctaggagtggtcagactcttgatgactatATATAGACTCTCGTCTATAGGtgcttgatcatcatgtgtagtgaatgcagtcgtatgatttacagtatactgtaccgTGAAGTCAACCCTTGTGTCAACTTGAATTCAATGTACGAACTTCAACTCATTtggttctctttctcacag
It contains:
- the LOC134194616 gene encoding uncharacterized protein LOC134194616 translates to MAEKPTIFERDKLENENFVGAGEFGEVFCAVLRHTDDVVAVKILNTPQRLKKMYVHVVESSKEASILQRPRGHVNVVQLMGICVGINPLHYALVLDYVDNGNLEDLLLYEREKQPIVKQWNCRCSMGLDVSRGMLYIHNQKDLITLTHLKSSHVLETQTYRCKVRASSL